One region of Triticum aestivum cultivar Chinese Spring chromosome 6B, IWGSC CS RefSeq v2.1, whole genome shotgun sequence genomic DNA includes:
- the LOC123137632 gene encoding uncharacterized protein isoform X1 has product MRCGRGRDRSGGGQEEPGGSPSMARPRPAASSSSQSGREEWRIRLLKRAGAHRDLIQGSPCERPPQYRLQPTAGSNSGFSGVLTIAGFINQNMCRGSESSTLPHGWTRQRCVEDPHTLHRHLLRLNFLDNTWPQAPSIADCPQILQRKTEELVMATKRLKYLHEAKTSTRMTLVLDPRAVVKEPFCWHFLSRTRRGIVLEGMLM; this is encoded by the exons ATGCGATGTGGACGAGGAAGGGACAGATCGGGAGGCGGGCAAGAGGAACCAGGCGGTTCTCCTTCCATGGCCAGGCCTCGACCTGCCGCATCTTCCTCCTCCCAGTCCGGCAGAGAGGAGTGGCGGATCCGCCTCCTCAAGCGAGCAGGGGCGCACAGGGATTTGATCCAGGGATCTCCTTGCGAGAGGCCGCCACAGTACCGACTCCAACCTACAGCCGGTTCCAACTCAG GATTCTCTGGAGTATTGACAATTGCAGGCTTCATCAATCAGAACATGTGTAGAG GTTCAGAGAGTAGCACACTCCCTCACGGCTGGACAAGGCAGAGATGTGTCGAGGATCCGCACACACTTCATCGTCATCTTCTCCGCCTCAACTTCCTTGACAACACCTGGCCTCAAGCTCCATCCATAGCAGATTGCCCCCAA ATTTTACAGCGAAAAACTGAAGAACTTGTGATGGCCACAAAGAGACTGAAATATTTGCACGAAGCGAAGACATCCACCCG GATGACCCTTGTCCTGGACCCTCGGGCTGTGGTAAAAGAACCCTTTTGCTGGCATTTTCTCTCAAG GACTCGAAGAGGTATAGTTCTGGAAGGGATGCTCATGTAA
- the LOC123137632 gene encoding uncharacterized protein isoform X2 translates to MRCGRGRDRSGGGQEEPGGSPSMARPRPAASSSSQSGREEWRIRLLKRAGAHRDLIQGSPCERPPQYRLQPTAGSNSGFSGVLTIAGFINQNMCRGSESSTLPHGWTRQRCVEDPHTLHRHLLRLNFLDNTWPQAPSIADCPQILQRKTEELVMATKRLKYLHEAKTSTRMTLVLDPRAVVKEPFCWHFLSRHY, encoded by the exons ATGCGATGTGGACGAGGAAGGGACAGATCGGGAGGCGGGCAAGAGGAACCAGGCGGTTCTCCTTCCATGGCCAGGCCTCGACCTGCCGCATCTTCCTCCTCCCAGTCCGGCAGAGAGGAGTGGCGGATCCGCCTCCTCAAGCGAGCAGGGGCGCACAGGGATTTGATCCAGGGATCTCCTTGCGAGAGGCCGCCACAGTACCGACTCCAACCTACAGCCGGTTCCAACTCAG GATTCTCTGGAGTATTGACAATTGCAGGCTTCATCAATCAGAACATGTGTAGAG GTTCAGAGAGTAGCACACTCCCTCACGGCTGGACAAGGCAGAGATGTGTCGAGGATCCGCACACACTTCATCGTCATCTTCTCCGCCTCAACTTCCTTGACAACACCTGGCCTCAAGCTCCATCCATAGCAGATTGCCCCCAA ATTTTACAGCGAAAAACTGAAGAACTTGTGATGGCCACAAAGAGACTGAAATATTTGCACGAAGCGAAGACATCCACCCG GATGACCCTTGTCCTGGACCCTCGGGCTGTGGTAAAAGAACCCTTTTGCTGGCATTTTCTCTCAAG GCACTATTGA